The following proteins come from a genomic window of Sesamum indicum cultivar Zhongzhi No. 13 linkage group LG10, S_indicum_v1.0, whole genome shotgun sequence:
- the LOC105172488 gene encoding probable leucine-rich repeat receptor-like protein kinase At5g49770 isoform X2 — translation MMCWRIHLCLLVALVQVFGIAAWTYTDDFVALKSLKDEWENVPPNWDGDDPCGHNWDGISCSDTRVISITLASINLSGHLSSDIKGLSALETLDLSYNKGMTGPLPSSIGNLQELSSLILVGCGFSGPIPSSIGSLQQLVYLSLNSNKFVGEIPPSIGNLSNLYWLDLADNKLSGTIPVSKGSTPGLDMLVHTKHFHFGNNQLSGEIPSQLFSSKLTLIHLLLESNQLSGNIPSSLGLVQTLEVVRLDRNSLSGSIPENLNNLTSVQELYLASNKLTGPLPNLTGMDLLNYVDLSNNPFDVTGIPPWISSLPSLTSLILENTHVEGQLPVSLFSLFQLQTVALKNNRINGTLNIGSNYSNQLQLIDLQNNFVDSFAQRGGYGPQIILVGNPICDEGGTESYCVVPPQTNSSYSTPPENCTPLPCDSDKTASSTCKCAYPYSGNLFFRSPSFSNFGNSTIFASLEEKLMATFMSHSQPVDSVTVSNPTKNEVGYLVLDLQVFPSGQDHFNRTGISRIGFILSNQTFKPPHVFGPFYFNGNNYPYFADVTGGSHKSPSTSIIIGSAVGGSVLFLLLLLAGVYALRQKRRAETAVKKNDPFGSWDPSTRSGGVPQLKGSRCFSFEELKKCTNNFSEMNGIGSGGFGKVYRGTLPNGRLVAIKRAQQGSSQGGLEFKNEIELLSRVHHKNLVSLVGFCFDQGEQMLVYEYMINGTLKDSLTGRSGIRLDWMRRLRIALGAARGVQYLHDLADPPIIHRDIKSNNILLDERLNAKVADFGLSKLMGETESGHVTTQVKGTMGYLDPEYYMTQQLTEKSDVYSFGIVLLELLTAKSPIERGKYIVREVKVAMDKTKEMYNLQGVLDPIVAANMAPGSVEKFADLALRCVQESGLNRPMMSEVVKEIENIMELAGLNPNTESASASESYEEAKKGFEHPYTNESLFAYSGGYTPSKLEPK, via the exons ATGATGTGTTGGAGGATTCATCTATGTCTGCTGGTTGCTTTAGTCCAAGTTTTTGGTATAGCCGCATGGACATATACAGATGATT TTGTTGCTCTGAAGTCTTTGAAAGACGAATGGGAAAATGTACCACCCAATTGGGACGGAGATGATCCTTGTGGACATAATTGGGATGGAATTAGCTGCAGCGATACTCGTGTTATTTCCat CACATTGGCCAGTATCAATCTAAGTGGTCATCTATCATCAGACATCAAGGGATTGTCAGCATTGGAGACTCT GGATCTATCATATAACAAAGGGATGACCGGTCCACTTCCTTCATCAATTGGAAATTTGCAGGAATTGTCGAGCTT AATTCTAGTTGGTTGCGGATTTTCTGGTCCAATACCATCCTCAATAGGATCTCTACAACAGTTGGTTTACCT GTCACTTAATTCAAACAAGTTTGTTGGTGAGATACCACCTTCCATTGGTAATTTATCAAACCTTTATTGGCTGGATTTGGCTGATAATAAGCTTAGTGGAACCATCCCCGTCTCCAAGGGAAGCACACCTGGTCTTGATATGCTTGTCCACACAAAGCACTT CCATTTTGGAAACAATCAGCTGTCTGGTGAAATACCATCTCAGCTGTTCAGCTCAAAGTTGACTCTTATACATTT GCTGCTCGAAAGCAATCAGCTAAGTGGAAACATCCCTTCCTCATTGGGGCTTGTGCAGACTCTGGAAGTTGT ACGGCTAGATAGGAACTCTTTAAGTGGATCTATTCCGGAAAATCTAAACAACCTTACATCTGTCCAAGAGCT GTACTTGGCAAGTAATAAGTTGACTGGACCTTTACCCAACCTAACTGGCATGGATTTGCTAAATTATGT GGATTTGAGCAACAATCCATTTGATGTAACGGGTATTCCCCCATGGATTTCATCTTTGCCGTCTTTGACTTCGTT GATACTGGAAAATACGCATGTTGAAGGGCAACTTCCAGTTTCTTTGTTTAGTCTTTTTCAGTTGCAAACTGT TGCACTAAAGAACAATCGCATCAATGGTACATTGAACATTGGCTCCAATTATAGCAACCAACTGCAGCTGATTGATTTACAGAACAATTTTGTTGACTCATTTGCTCAGCGAGGTGGTTATGGTCCCCAAATTAT ACTCGTGGGAAACCCAATATGTGATGAAGGAGGAACAGAGAGTTACTGTGTTGTGCCTCCGCAGACTAATTCCTCATACTCAACACCACCAGAAAATTGCACACCTCTTCCCTGTGATTCTGATAAAACTGCAAGCTCAACTTGCAAATGTGCATACCCGTACTCAGGAAACCTGTTTTTCCGGTCTCCATCTTTCTCCAACTTTGGAAACTCCACTATTTTTGCATCTCTTGAGGAGAAATTGATGGCTACCTTCATGTCTCATAGTCAACCTGTGGATTCAGTTACCGTGAGTAACCCAACGAAAAACGAAGTTGGCTACCTTGTATTGGATCTACAAGTTTTTCCATCTGGTCAGGATCATTTCAACCGAACTGGGATTTCTCGAATTGGGTTTATCCTAAGCAATCAAACTTTCAAGCCACCACATGTATTTGGACCCTTCTATTTCAATGGCAACAACTATCCATATTTTGCAG ATGTGACTGGGGGGTCACACAAGTCACCAAGTACCAGCATAATCATTGGATCAGCAGTTGGTGGATCTGTCCTCTTTTTGTTGTTACTTCTTGCAGGAGTTTATGCTCTGCGTCAGAAGAGAAGAGCTGAGACAGCTGTAAAAAAGAATGATCCTTTTG GATCCTGGGACCCAAGTACCAGGAGTGGTGGAGTTCCTCAGTTAAAAGGATCCAGATGTTTCTCATTTGAAGAACTTAAGAAATGCACAAATAACTTCTCCGAAATGAATGGTATTGGAAGCGGTGGCTTCGGAAAG GTATATAGAGGAACTCTTCCCAATGGACGACTAGTTGCCATTAAAAGAGCTCAGCAAGGATCATCACAGGGTGGTCTAGAGTTCAAAAATGAGATTGAGCTTCTCTCAAGGGTTCATCACAAGAATCTTGTCAGTCTAGTAGGATTTTGTTTTGATCAGGGTGAACAAATGTTGGTCTACGAGTATATGATAAACGGCACTTTAAAGGACAGTCTTACTG GGAGGTCAGGGATCAGGTTAGATTGGATGAGAAGACTTCGAATAGCTCTGGGAGCAGCCAGAGGGGTTCAATATCTGCATGATCTAGCAGATCCTCCCATCATACACAGGGATATCAAATCCAACAATATTTTGCTGGACGAACGCCTGAATGCAAAAGTAGCAGATTTTGGTCTTTCTAAGCTTATGGGTGAAACAGAAAGCGGTCATGTTACTACTCAAGTCAAAGGCACAATG gGATACTTGGATCCTGAATATTACATGACACAGCAATTGACTGAAAAGAGCGACGTGTATAGCTTTGGAATAGTGCTATTGGAACTTTTGACTGCAAAAAGTCCTATAGAAAGAGGCAAATACATTGTTAGGGAAGTGAAGGTAGCAATGGATAAGACCAAGGAAATGTACAACCTTCAGGGAGTTCTCGACCCGATAGTTGCCGCCAATATGGCACCAGGTAGTGTCGAAAAGTTTGCTGATCTGGCTCTGAGGTGCGTTCAAGAATCGGGCTTAAACAGGCCAATGATGAGTGAGGTGGTTAAAGAGATAGAGAACATCATGGAATTGGCTGGTCTGAATCCTAATACTGAATCTGCATCAGCTTCGGAAAGCTATGAAGAAGCAAAGAAAGGTTTTGAACATCCTTATACTAATGAAAGTCTGTTCGCCTACAGTGGGGGTTATACTCCTTCAAAGTTAGAACCAAAGTAG
- the LOC105172488 gene encoding probable leucine-rich repeat receptor-like protein kinase At5g49770 isoform X1, with the protein MCVMGMGTGQILTSAAAQHHKWGQRRSISWKIQEPFWVLVVALKSLKDEWENVPPNWDGDDPCGHNWDGISCSDTRVISITLASINLSGHLSSDIKGLSALETLDLSYNKGMTGPLPSSIGNLQELSSLILVGCGFSGPIPSSIGSLQQLVYLSLNSNKFVGEIPPSIGNLSNLYWLDLADNKLSGTIPVSKGSTPGLDMLVHTKHFHFGNNQLSGEIPSQLFSSKLTLIHLLLESNQLSGNIPSSLGLVQTLEVVRLDRNSLSGSIPENLNNLTSVQELYLASNKLTGPLPNLTGMDLLNYVDLSNNPFDVTGIPPWISSLPSLTSLILENTHVEGQLPVSLFSLFQLQTVALKNNRINGTLNIGSNYSNQLQLIDLQNNFVDSFAQRGGYGPQIILVGNPICDEGGTESYCVVPPQTNSSYSTPPENCTPLPCDSDKTASSTCKCAYPYSGNLFFRSPSFSNFGNSTIFASLEEKLMATFMSHSQPVDSVTVSNPTKNEVGYLVLDLQVFPSGQDHFNRTGISRIGFILSNQTFKPPHVFGPFYFNGNNYPYFADVTGGSHKSPSTSIIIGSAVGGSVLFLLLLLAGVYALRQKRRAETAVKKNDPFGSWDPSTRSGGVPQLKGSRCFSFEELKKCTNNFSEMNGIGSGGFGKVYRGTLPNGRLVAIKRAQQGSSQGGLEFKNEIELLSRVHHKNLVSLVGFCFDQGEQMLVYEYMINGTLKDSLTGRSGIRLDWMRRLRIALGAARGVQYLHDLADPPIIHRDIKSNNILLDERLNAKVADFGLSKLMGETESGHVTTQVKGTMGYLDPEYYMTQQLTEKSDVYSFGIVLLELLTAKSPIERGKYIVREVKVAMDKTKEMYNLQGVLDPIVAANMAPGSVEKFADLALRCVQESGLNRPMMSEVVKEIENIMELAGLNPNTESASASESYEEAKKGFEHPYTNESLFAYSGGYTPSKLEPK; encoded by the exons ATGTGTGTCATGGGCATGGGAACAGGACAGATTCTAACATCAGCAGCAGCCCAACACCATAAATGGGGGCAGAGAAGAAGCATCAGCTGGAAAATTCAAGAACCCTTTTGGGTTTTAG TTGTTGCTCTGAAGTCTTTGAAAGACGAATGGGAAAATGTACCACCCAATTGGGACGGAGATGATCCTTGTGGACATAATTGGGATGGAATTAGCTGCAGCGATACTCGTGTTATTTCCat CACATTGGCCAGTATCAATCTAAGTGGTCATCTATCATCAGACATCAAGGGATTGTCAGCATTGGAGACTCT GGATCTATCATATAACAAAGGGATGACCGGTCCACTTCCTTCATCAATTGGAAATTTGCAGGAATTGTCGAGCTT AATTCTAGTTGGTTGCGGATTTTCTGGTCCAATACCATCCTCAATAGGATCTCTACAACAGTTGGTTTACCT GTCACTTAATTCAAACAAGTTTGTTGGTGAGATACCACCTTCCATTGGTAATTTATCAAACCTTTATTGGCTGGATTTGGCTGATAATAAGCTTAGTGGAACCATCCCCGTCTCCAAGGGAAGCACACCTGGTCTTGATATGCTTGTCCACACAAAGCACTT CCATTTTGGAAACAATCAGCTGTCTGGTGAAATACCATCTCAGCTGTTCAGCTCAAAGTTGACTCTTATACATTT GCTGCTCGAAAGCAATCAGCTAAGTGGAAACATCCCTTCCTCATTGGGGCTTGTGCAGACTCTGGAAGTTGT ACGGCTAGATAGGAACTCTTTAAGTGGATCTATTCCGGAAAATCTAAACAACCTTACATCTGTCCAAGAGCT GTACTTGGCAAGTAATAAGTTGACTGGACCTTTACCCAACCTAACTGGCATGGATTTGCTAAATTATGT GGATTTGAGCAACAATCCATTTGATGTAACGGGTATTCCCCCATGGATTTCATCTTTGCCGTCTTTGACTTCGTT GATACTGGAAAATACGCATGTTGAAGGGCAACTTCCAGTTTCTTTGTTTAGTCTTTTTCAGTTGCAAACTGT TGCACTAAAGAACAATCGCATCAATGGTACATTGAACATTGGCTCCAATTATAGCAACCAACTGCAGCTGATTGATTTACAGAACAATTTTGTTGACTCATTTGCTCAGCGAGGTGGTTATGGTCCCCAAATTAT ACTCGTGGGAAACCCAATATGTGATGAAGGAGGAACAGAGAGTTACTGTGTTGTGCCTCCGCAGACTAATTCCTCATACTCAACACCACCAGAAAATTGCACACCTCTTCCCTGTGATTCTGATAAAACTGCAAGCTCAACTTGCAAATGTGCATACCCGTACTCAGGAAACCTGTTTTTCCGGTCTCCATCTTTCTCCAACTTTGGAAACTCCACTATTTTTGCATCTCTTGAGGAGAAATTGATGGCTACCTTCATGTCTCATAGTCAACCTGTGGATTCAGTTACCGTGAGTAACCCAACGAAAAACGAAGTTGGCTACCTTGTATTGGATCTACAAGTTTTTCCATCTGGTCAGGATCATTTCAACCGAACTGGGATTTCTCGAATTGGGTTTATCCTAAGCAATCAAACTTTCAAGCCACCACATGTATTTGGACCCTTCTATTTCAATGGCAACAACTATCCATATTTTGCAG ATGTGACTGGGGGGTCACACAAGTCACCAAGTACCAGCATAATCATTGGATCAGCAGTTGGTGGATCTGTCCTCTTTTTGTTGTTACTTCTTGCAGGAGTTTATGCTCTGCGTCAGAAGAGAAGAGCTGAGACAGCTGTAAAAAAGAATGATCCTTTTG GATCCTGGGACCCAAGTACCAGGAGTGGTGGAGTTCCTCAGTTAAAAGGATCCAGATGTTTCTCATTTGAAGAACTTAAGAAATGCACAAATAACTTCTCCGAAATGAATGGTATTGGAAGCGGTGGCTTCGGAAAG GTATATAGAGGAACTCTTCCCAATGGACGACTAGTTGCCATTAAAAGAGCTCAGCAAGGATCATCACAGGGTGGTCTAGAGTTCAAAAATGAGATTGAGCTTCTCTCAAGGGTTCATCACAAGAATCTTGTCAGTCTAGTAGGATTTTGTTTTGATCAGGGTGAACAAATGTTGGTCTACGAGTATATGATAAACGGCACTTTAAAGGACAGTCTTACTG GGAGGTCAGGGATCAGGTTAGATTGGATGAGAAGACTTCGAATAGCTCTGGGAGCAGCCAGAGGGGTTCAATATCTGCATGATCTAGCAGATCCTCCCATCATACACAGGGATATCAAATCCAACAATATTTTGCTGGACGAACGCCTGAATGCAAAAGTAGCAGATTTTGGTCTTTCTAAGCTTATGGGTGAAACAGAAAGCGGTCATGTTACTACTCAAGTCAAAGGCACAATG gGATACTTGGATCCTGAATATTACATGACACAGCAATTGACTGAAAAGAGCGACGTGTATAGCTTTGGAATAGTGCTATTGGAACTTTTGACTGCAAAAAGTCCTATAGAAAGAGGCAAATACATTGTTAGGGAAGTGAAGGTAGCAATGGATAAGACCAAGGAAATGTACAACCTTCAGGGAGTTCTCGACCCGATAGTTGCCGCCAATATGGCACCAGGTAGTGTCGAAAAGTTTGCTGATCTGGCTCTGAGGTGCGTTCAAGAATCGGGCTTAAACAGGCCAATGATGAGTGAGGTGGTTAAAGAGATAGAGAACATCATGGAATTGGCTGGTCTGAATCCTAATACTGAATCTGCATCAGCTTCGGAAAGCTATGAAGAAGCAAAGAAAGGTTTTGAACATCCTTATACTAATGAAAGTCTGTTCGCCTACAGTGGGGGTTATACTCCTTCAAAGTTAGAACCAAAGTAG